From Actinosynnema mirum DSM 43827, a single genomic window includes:
- a CDS encoding rhamnulokinase, protein MRVAAVDLGATSGRVVVGEVGGGRVGLTQVRRFPNGPVDGGGVLRWDTGALFAESVAGLREAGPLDGIGIDSWAVDYGLLDADGALLRPPAHHRDGRTAGMPARVHALVPEAELYAVGGVQALPFTTVYQLAAETDLDRAATLLLIPDLLVHHLTGAVGAERTNASTTGLYDARAGEWALGVAERVGVPGRLLPPLRSQGEVLGTALGAPVVAVGSHDTASAVLGAPARPDRPFAYLSSGTWSLIGVELERPLLTEAARLGGFGNEAGVDGTTRLLRNVMGLWVLTETLRAWGSEDLAGALASAADAPAFGPVVDVDAPGFLPPGDMPARIAAACRASGQREPGTRGEVVRCVLESLALAYRRALRGLERVTGTAVEVLHVVGGGARNELLCALTADACGVPVVAGPVEATALGNVLVQARALGADLPDRWAVRELVAASTALRVHRPGDGRAWDALEARAGAAGVWG, encoded by the coding sequence GTGCGGGTGGCGGCGGTGGACCTCGGGGCCACCAGCGGGCGGGTCGTGGTCGGCGAGGTCGGCGGCGGCCGGGTGGGGCTGACGCAGGTGCGGCGGTTCCCCAACGGGCCGGTGGACGGCGGCGGCGTGCTGCGCTGGGACACCGGCGCGCTGTTCGCCGAGTCGGTGGCCGGGCTGCGCGAGGCCGGTCCGCTGGACGGGATCGGGATCGACTCGTGGGCGGTGGACTACGGCCTGCTCGACGCGGACGGCGCGCTGCTGCGCCCGCCCGCGCACCACCGGGACGGGCGCACCGCCGGGATGCCCGCGCGGGTGCACGCCCTGGTGCCGGAGGCGGAGCTGTACGCGGTCGGCGGGGTGCAGGCGCTGCCGTTCACCACCGTGTACCAGCTCGCCGCCGAGACCGACCTCGACCGGGCGGCGACGCTGCTGCTGATCCCCGACCTGCTGGTGCACCACCTCACCGGGGCGGTCGGGGCCGAGCGGACCAACGCCTCCACCACCGGCCTGTACGACGCGCGGGCGGGGGAGTGGGCGCTCGGGGTGGCCGAGCGGGTCGGGGTTCCCGGCCGGTTGCTGCCGCCGCTGCGCTCGCAGGGAGAGGTGCTCGGGACCGCGCTGGGCGCGCCCGTCGTCGCGGTCGGCTCGCACGACACCGCGTCCGCCGTGCTGGGCGCGCCCGCGCGGCCGGACCGGCCGTTCGCCTACCTGTCCTCGGGGACGTGGTCGCTCATCGGGGTCGAGCTGGAACGGCCCCTGCTGACCGAGGCGGCGCGGCTGGGCGGGTTCGGGAACGAGGCCGGGGTCGACGGCACGACCCGGTTGCTGCGCAACGTGATGGGGCTGTGGGTGCTCACCGAGACGCTGCGGGCGTGGGGGAGCGAGGACCTGGCCGGCGCGTTGGCGTCGGCGGCGGACGCGCCCGCGTTCGGGCCGGTGGTGGACGTGGACGCGCCGGGGTTCCTGCCACCCGGCGACATGCCCGCGCGGATCGCCGCGGCCTGCCGGGCGAGCGGGCAGCGCGAGCCGGGGACGCGCGGCGAGGTGGTGCGGTGCGTGCTGGAGAGCCTGGCGCTGGCGTACCGGCGGGCGCTGCGCGGGCTGGAGCGGGTGACCGGGACGGCGGTGGAGGTGCTGCACGTGGTCGGGGGAGGGGCGCGCAACGAGCTGCTGTGCGCGCTGACCGCCGACGCGTGCGGCGTGCCGGTGGTGGCCGGGCCGGTGGAGGCGACGGCGCTGGGGAACGTGCTGGTGCAGGCGCGGGCGCTGGGCGCGGACCTGCCGGACCGGTGGGCGGTGCGCGAGCTGGTCGCGGCGTCGACGGCGCTGCGGGTCCACCGGCCGGGGGACGGGCGGGCGTGGGACGCCCTCGAGGCGCGCGCCGGGGCTGCGGGGGTGTGGGGGTAG